One stretch of Akkermansia sp. RCC_12PD DNA includes these proteins:
- a CDS encoding tetratricopeptide repeat protein, translated as MKSLFPISAGLAALAVCAVAQEHIPDAAPVDDGPLVANPEQDSLDMADMLYKQSQEPQTKANPQEYARLLDLSLRKYLELSQRFPRSPQAPLAEYRAAMCLTELGRKEEAHTLFQRLTQTGTPALVAASAYRLATDASAAGETDKAIQYYQLVIRSAEQNDLKVDAQYRLGRLFLASGNPEAAANMFCAVIGNPQADKKFVLVARMGYAALCADSGRLGEAYAEYRKVLDTPGVDARNRGIAILQAATLATKLKKNAEAQSLYEQILKDETLKEMAPEARMGLLLGLYHMGKYKEVMAQYEQQKGMKMPTKEGQVRLLMLMGQTAYKLKEYQKGAEFFLEAEKTVPYTQEAMQASFYRLLCYKELKQKDLPQRAQSFLNHYAKAFPTSELHDMVRLMAAESLFSTSPADAAKFYGSINFDKLPPKMRPDILYKSAWAVAQAGNREMAAKLLTTFIDGYPRDPRICEALTLRGDMYAKTKKETEALQDFDRVIARWPKEESAAAAWQRAAQIYAGRQDLVNMAKYYEGLIKNFPKASPAALAEAHFLLGRAAFDQGDFQSSISHMSEAKTLDPQKYGEQVNVLTVLSYHKLQDVNKLKEALETLQKENPAAVSRVPDVIPAWLGLQAYGMKDLETADKYMTWATQNDQLQNVKKVIWRNLAKVRLALKKYDRALVASNNFLKVEDQPYRRADGMLDKASILLGLGKYADARKTAEEALALGVEGPLMASLKIVLGDISYAEKKFDEAAKHYGVTAELFVNDAELKPKALFKAAEALDKAGRKSEASQYRARLQKEFPDWKQEGESLPPDAR; from the coding sequence ATGAAATCCCTTTTTCCCATCAGTGCCGGACTGGCGGCCCTGGCAGTATGCGCCGTCGCCCAGGAGCATATCCCGGACGCCGCTCCGGTGGACGACGGTCCGCTGGTTGCCAATCCGGAGCAGGACAGCCTGGACATGGCGGACATGCTGTACAAGCAATCCCAGGAGCCGCAGACGAAGGCGAACCCGCAGGAATATGCGCGCCTGCTTGATCTGAGCCTGCGCAAGTACCTTGAATTGTCCCAGCGGTTCCCCCGTTCCCCCCAGGCTCCTCTGGCAGAATACCGCGCGGCCATGTGCCTGACGGAGCTCGGAAGGAAAGAGGAAGCCCATACTCTCTTCCAGAGGCTGACGCAGACGGGAACCCCGGCTCTGGTCGCCGCTTCCGCCTACCGTCTGGCTACGGATGCCTCCGCCGCCGGAGAGACGGACAAGGCCATCCAGTATTACCAGCTTGTTATCCGCAGCGCGGAGCAGAATGATTTGAAGGTGGATGCTCAATACCGTTTGGGACGCCTTTTTCTGGCCAGCGGTAATCCGGAAGCTGCTGCCAACATGTTTTGCGCGGTGATCGGCAATCCCCAGGCGGACAAAAAATTCGTCCTGGTAGCCCGTATGGGATATGCCGCCTTGTGTGCTGATTCCGGCCGTCTGGGAGAGGCGTATGCCGAATACCGCAAGGTGCTGGACACGCCCGGAGTGGATGCAAGAAACCGTGGCATTGCCATTCTGCAGGCGGCAACGCTGGCCACCAAGCTGAAGAAGAACGCGGAGGCGCAGAGCCTTTATGAACAGATACTGAAAGATGAAACTCTGAAGGAAATGGCGCCGGAGGCCCGCATGGGGCTGCTTCTGGGTTTGTACCACATGGGCAAGTACAAGGAGGTCATGGCCCAGTACGAACAGCAGAAGGGGATGAAGATGCCGACCAAGGAAGGCCAGGTGCGCCTGCTGATGCTGATGGGCCAGACCGCCTACAAGCTAAAGGAATACCAGAAGGGGGCGGAGTTCTTCCTGGAGGCGGAAAAAACCGTGCCTTACACGCAGGAGGCCATGCAGGCTTCCTTCTACCGGCTTTTGTGCTACAAGGAACTCAAGCAAAAGGATCTGCCTCAGCGAGCCCAGAGTTTCCTGAATCATTATGCCAAGGCGTTTCCCACCAGCGAACTCCACGACATGGTACGTTTGATGGCGGCGGAGAGCCTGTTCAGCACCAGCCCCGCGGATGCGGCCAAATTTTACGGGAGCATCAATTTTGACAAGCTTCCGCCCAAGATGCGCCCGGATATTCTTTACAAGAGTGCCTGGGCCGTTGCCCAGGCAGGCAACCGGGAAATGGCCGCCAAGCTGCTGACGACTTTCATTGACGGATATCCCCGCGATCCCCGCATCTGCGAAGCCCTGACCCTGCGGGGAGACATGTACGCCAAGACCAAAAAGGAAACAGAGGCCCTGCAGGATTTTGACCGGGTAATTGCGCGCTGGCCGAAGGAGGAATCCGCGGCCGCCGCCTGGCAGAGGGCCGCGCAGATTTATGCCGGCCGCCAGGACCTGGTAAATATGGCGAAGTATTACGAAGGGCTGATCAAGAATTTTCCGAAGGCCTCCCCCGCCGCCCTGGCGGAAGCCCATTTCCTGCTGGGCCGTGCGGCGTTTGACCAGGGGGATTTTCAATCCTCTATCAGCCACATGTCGGAGGCCAAGACGCTGGACCCCCAGAAATATGGGGAACAGGTCAACGTCCTCACCGTTCTTTCCTACCACAAGCTCCAGGACGTAAACAAATTGAAGGAGGCCCTGGAAACCCTCCAGAAGGAAAACCCGGCGGCCGTGTCCCGCGTGCCGGACGTGATTCCCGCATGGCTGGGCCTTCAGGCTTACGGAATGAAGGATCTGGAGACGGCGGACAAGTACATGACCTGGGCCACCCAGAACGACCAGCTCCAGAACGTGAAGAAAGTGATCTGGCGCAATCTGGCGAAAGTGCGCCTGGCCTTGAAAAAGTATGACCGCGCCCTTGTGGCTTCCAACAACTTCCTGAAGGTGGAGGACCAGCCCTACCGCCGTGCGGACGGCATGCTGGACAAAGCCTCCATCCTGCTGGGCCTGGGCAAGTATGCGGATGCCCGGAAAACGGCGGAGGAAGCGCTTGCCCTGGGGGTGGAAGGCCCCCTGATGGCCTCTCTGAAAATCGTGCTGGGGGACATCTCCTATGCGGAAAAGAAATTTGATGAGGCAGCCAAGCATTACGGCGTTACGGCGGAGTTGTTCGTCAACGACGCGGAGCTGAAACCCAAGGCCCTGTTCAAGGCGGCGGAAGCTCTGGACAAGGCCGGCCGCAAGTCGGAGGCTTCCCAGTACCGCGCCCGCCTGCAGAAGGAATTCCCGGACTGGAAGCAGGAAGGGGAGTCACTGCCGCCGGATGCCCGCTAG